From one Lotus japonicus ecotype B-129 chromosome 3, LjGifu_v1.2 genomic stretch:
- the LOC130745379 gene encoding receptor-like protein EIX2, translating into MGRFPYQNALFSLLLQFAIICNLGLCEFKANSCNEKDKQILLCFKHSLIDPSGMLSTWSSEEDCCEWRGVYCDINGSVTNISLPCSTDYDYVYGSNDYKTEHCLAGEIHPSLLDLEFLNYLDLSNNNFKSINWSLGCQNFSIVKSSHESGNSSNLVLLDLSKNEMLVISDLRWLHRLPSLEYLYLDGINLHSETQWLHILTMLPSLSELSLHSCQLESVSPSLDYANFTSLEYLDLSGNDLFSKLPYWLFNLSGLSYMNLGGNRFQGQIPSALLNIRNLHTLILRDNMLSGKIPDWLGQFGNLHYLILSHNLLTSSIPMTLGNLSSLRDFRVTSNQLTGTLPENFGQLSNLEVLSVAENYLSGVVSHRNFINVSNLQILALGSPSLVFDFDPHWTPPFQLHDLTLAYVNLKLLPWFYTQRSLDYLEMENSLFTLEPQEKFWSWAANIQFLSLFNNSMPWDMSNVLLNSEVIWLVANGLSGGLPRLTPNVRIFNIGRNNLSGSLSPLLCHKMKRENNLQYLSIYEIFLSEGIPDCWENWKSLLHVDLKGNNLTGMIPHSMGTLSSLLSLQLDDNNLHGPIPLSLQNCQKLMILNLAENKFSGIIPNWFGQNMRALQLRSNEFSGNVPLRICQLSSLIVLDLANNRLTGTMPNCLLNIKAMVSNNATTDIKIGFVVRGIGNIFVFDVKLVTKGNELVYINYMHVIDFSSNQLSGKIPLEVFRLTALESLNLSHNQLMGTIPDEIGQMKQLESLDFSNNKLSGEIPQSMSSLFFLGALNLSFNNLTGRIPLGTQLQGFTALCYIGNSQLCGTPLTKNCTHDEPSHDTKVVGNSEKGSDELLEWLYMGMGTGFAISFWVVCGSLFFNRTWRHAYFMMLKTKCMSR; encoded by the coding sequence ATGGGGAGGTTCCCATACCAAAATGCACTCTTTTCACTATTGTTACAATTTGCAATCATATGCAATTTGGGATTGTGCGAGTTTAAGGCTAATTCCTGCAATGAAAAGGACAAGCAAATACTCCTCTGTTTCAAACATTCACTCATCGATCCATCAGGCATGCTGTCTACATGGTCCAGCGAAGAAGATTGTTGTGAATGGAGAGGAGTTTACTGTGACATCAATGGCAGTGTCACAAATATAAGCCTTCCTTGTTCCACTGATTATGACTACGTTTATGGCAGCAATGACTACAAAACAGAACATTGTCTAGCAGGCGAAATCCACCCATCTTTACTTGACCTTGAATTTTTGAACTACTTGGATTTGAGTAACAATAACTTCAAATCTATAAATTGGTCATTGGGCTGTCAAAACTTTTCAATAGTAAAGAGCTCTCATGAGAGTGGAAACTCCTCCAATCTTGTGTTACTAGACTTGTCGAAAAATGAGATGCTTGTGATAAGTGATTTGAGATGGCTTCATCGCCTACCATCCCTAGAATATCTCTACTTGGATGGGATTAATCTCCACAGTGAAACTCAATGGCTTCATATATTGACCATGCTTCCTTCACTTTCTGAGTTATCCTTGCACAGTTGCCAACTCGAAAGTGTTAGTCCATCTCTTGACTATGCCAATTTCACTTCACTTGAATATCTTGATCTTTCTGGCAATGATTTATTCTCTAAATTGCCTTATTGGTTGTTCAATCTAAGTGGCCTTTCTTATATGAATCTTGGAGGAAATCGTTTCCAAGGCCAAATACCCAGTGCTTTATTGAATATTAGAAACTTGCATACCTTGATATTGAGGGACAACATGTTGAGTGGGAAAATTCCAGATTGGTTAGGCCAATTTGGAAACCTACACTATCTTATCCTCTCTCACAATTTACTTACCAGTTCTATTCCTATGACTCTGGGGAATCTGTCATCTTTGAGAGACTTTAGAGTCACCTCAAATCAATTGACCGGAACCCTTCCTGAAAATTTCGGGCAACTCTCCAATTTGGAGGTGTTGAGTGTTGCGGAAAATTATCTATCTGGGGTTGTGTCTCATAGAAATTTCATCAACGTTTCAAACTTACAAATTTTGGCATTGGGTTCTCCTTCCTTGGTCTTTGATTTTGATCCTCATTGGACTCCGCCATTTCAACTTCATGATCTTACCTTGGCTTATGTGAATCTTAAACTTCTTCCTTGGTTTTACACACAAAGATCTCTTGACTATCTAGAAATGGAAAACTCCTTGTTTACGCTTGAACCTCAAGAAAAGTTTTGGAGCTGGGCAGCTAACATTCAATTTCTCTCTTTATTCAACAACTCCATGCCTTGGGACATGTCAAATGTATTGTTGAACTCTGAAGTCATATGGTTGGTTGCAAATGGTTTGAGTGGTGGCCTCCCTCGGTTAACTCCAAATGTTAGAATTTTCAATATAGGAAGAAACAATTTGTCAGGGTCTCTTTCTCCTTTATTGTGTCACAAGATGAAGAGGGAAAACAATTTGCAGTACTTGAGCatatatgaaatttttttatctGAAGGGATCCCTGATTGTTGGGAAAACTGGAAATCTTTGCTTCACGTTGATCTGAAGGGAAACAATCTAACAGGCATGATTCCTCACTCAATGGGCACCTTGTCTAGTCTTTTATCGTTGCAGCTTGATGATAATAACTTGCATGGACCAATACCTTTATCTTTGCAAAATTGTCAAAAGCTTATGATCCTTAATTTGGCTGAAAATAAATTTTCCGGAATCATACCGAATTGGTTCGGACAGAATATGAGAGCTCTCCAGCTAAGATCAAATGAATTTAGCGGTAATGTTCCTCTGCGAATTTGCCAACTTTCTTCTCTCATAGTGTTAGATCTTGCAAATAATAGATTAACAGGCACAATGCCCAACTGCCTCCTTAATATCAAAGCCATGGTTTCCAATAATGCTACAACAGATATCAAAATCGGTTTTGTAGTTCGAGGTATTGGTAACATATTTGTATTCGATGTTAAGTTGGTCACCAAAGGCAATGAATTAGTCTATATAAATTATATGCATGTTATTGACTTTTCCAGCAACCAATTGTCAGGAAAAATACCTCTAGAGGTATTCAGGCTCACTGCATTAGAATCACTGAACTTATCACACAATCAATTAATGGGAACCATACCAGATGAAATTGGTCAAATGAAACAATTGGAATCCCTTGATTTCTCAAATAACAAACTCTCAGGCGAAATTCCTCAGAGCATGTCTTCCCTGTTTTTCCTGGGTGCTTTGAACCTCTCATTCAACAATCTCACAGGTAGAATCCCATTAGGGACCCAACTTCAGGGATTCACAGCTCTTTGTTATATTGGCAATTCTCAACTTTGTGGAACTCCACTTACAAAGAATTGCACCCATGATGAACCATCCCATGACACAAAGGTGGTTGGTAATAGTGAGAAAGGATCTGATGAGTTACTTGAATGGTTGTATATGGGCATGGGAACTGGATTTGCAATCAGTTTTTGGGTGGTTTGTGGTTCCCTTTTCTTCAATCGAACATGGAGACATGCCTACTTTATGATGTTAAAGACCAAATGTATGTCAAGATGA
- the LOC130745380 gene encoding uncharacterized protein LOC130745380, which translates to MSRMMNMMQANIKGRMNQEHDRSDDDLSLFRELRKRQNDHVPSFLINGAASEEYECDTNIGGSVGKFSLYRIHSGKKEHGEFMETNKNDYDWLKTPPATPLFPSLEMEPNAHLVTQKEIPISQPISRLAKSDMEVLKPKSSDGRAKHANSTKAKLPMRSITPSHNKQRPSILKKTNAIKSDTPPTTTNQNSYAKIHDAACNTKSTPQKQTNNADFLALNLKKSIETNESQNKPRTRGVSPSVKSRAEGVKMVELSNGAPPNLRTEQRPSSTTRGRSTTRASTVGGFQKPDPTPKACRPSRSPSPSMSHGGWNQLDRTQKNMRQQKEIFTLASGNNESKSHFKGSKMVEKMMNARKSSINQADKETKAKPVKYG; encoded by the exons ATGTCTCGGATGATGAATATGATGCAGGCCAACATCAAAGGGCGCATGAACCAAGAACATGACAGATCAGACGATGATCTCTCCCTTTTCAGGGAACTGAGGAAGCGCCAGAATGATCATGTACCAAGCTTCCTCATCAACGGTGCTGCTTCTGAAGAGTATGAATGTGACACTAATATTGGTGGCAGTGTTG GAAAGTTTTCACTCTATAGAATTCATTCGGGGAAGAAAGAACATGGAGAGTTTatggaaacaaacaaaaatgacTATGATTG GTTGAAAACACCACCAGCAACTCCTCTGTTTCCATCCCTTGAAATGGAGCCCAATGCTCATCTAGTAACTCAGAAAGAGATACCAATCTCTCAGCCTATCTCAAGA CTTGCAAAGAGTGACATGGAAGTACTAAAACCCAAGTCAAGTGATGGAAGAGCAAAACATGCTAACTCAACTAAGGCAAAACTTCCAATGAGATCAATAACACCAAGCCATAACAAACAGAGACCAAGCATCCTTAAGAAAACAAATGCAATAAAATCAGACACTCCCCCAACCACCACTAACCAGAACAGTTATGCCAAAATACATGATGCTGCCTGCAACACTAAATCCACCCCCCAAAAGCAAACCAACAATGCCGATTTCCTTGCTTTGAATCTTAAGAAAAGCATAGAAACAAATGAATCACAGAATAAGCCTAGAACTAGAGGTGTTTCCCCATCAGTGAAGTCAAGGGCTGAAGGTGTTAAGATGGTAGAACTCTCAAATGGGGCACCACCAAATCTAAGGACAGAGCAGAGGCCAAGCTCAACTACACGAGGAAGAAGTACTACTAGAGCATCTACAGTTGGAGGGTTTCAGAAACCGGATCCTACCCCGAAAGCATGTAGACCATCAAGGTCACCATCACCAAGCATGTCTCATGGTGGTTGGAACCAGTTAGACAGGACCCAGAAAAATATGAGGCAGCAAAAGGAAATATTTACCTTAGCATCCGGCAATAATGAAAGTAAATCACATTTTAAGGGAAGTAAAATGGTGGAGAAAATGATGAATGCAAGAAAATCAAGTATCAATCAAGCAGACAAAGAAACAAAAGCAAAGCCTGTCAAATACGGG TGA